From Bacteroides uniformis:
TCACCCATCAGGACGGCTACAAGGTCAAGCCGCAGTTCTACATCATCAACTTCGACGACCCCAGCCGCAGCCACCGGTGCAATCCGCTGAACGCCCGGTTCATGACCGACATCTCCGATGCCTACGAAAGTTCGTACAATATCATGTTGAACCTCAACCGTTCATGGGCGGCAAAGCAGGGCGACTTCTTCGTCGAATCGCCCACCATCCTGTTTGCCGCCATCATCTGGTTCCTCCGCATCTACAAGGACGGACGGTACTGCACTTTCCCCCATGCCGTCGAGTTTCTCAACAAGCCCTACGAGCAGATTTTCCCCATCATGTCCTCTTATCCTGAATTGGAGAACTACCTCAGTCCCTTCCTCGACGCATGGCTCGCCGGAGCCGCCGACCAGCTCATGGGGCAGATTGCATCCGCCAAAATTCCCTTGTCCCGTATGATTTCCCCCGCCTTGTATTGGGTCATGTCCGCCGACGAGTTCACCCTTGACATCAACAACCCCGATGCACCCAAAGTCCTCTGCATCGGCAACAACCCCAACCGGCAGGCAATTTACGGTGCCGCTTTGGGACTTTACAACAGCCGTATCATTAAGTTGGTCAATAAGAAAGGAATGTTGAAGAGTTCCATCATCATCGACGAGCTTCCCACCATTTTCATCAAAGGGTTGGACAATCTGATAGCCACCGCCCGAAGCAACAAAGTCGCCGTACTTTTGGGCTTTCAGGACTTCTCCCAGCTCATCCGCGACTATACCGACAAGGAGGCGAAAGTAATCATCAATACCGTCGGCAATCTCTTTTCCGGGCAGGTTGTCGGTGAAACCGCCAAGACGTTAAGTGAGCGTTTCGGCAAGATATTACAGAAACGGCAGAGCATGACCATCAACCGCAATGACAAGTCCACCTCCATCTCCACCCAGATGGACAGCATGATACCGCCCAGCAAGATTTCCGGGCTGACGCAGGGCATGTTTGTCGGTTCCGTCGCCGACAACTTCTCCGAGCGCATCGAGCAGAAGATTTTCCATTGCGAGATAGTGGTGGATGCCGCTAAGATAGCCGAGGAAGAGAAGAGTTATCAGAAAATCCCCGTTATCACCAACTTCGTGGATGACAACGGAGTCGATCACATGCAGGAGATGGTACAGGCTAATTACAACCAAATCAAAGAAGATGTCCGGCAGATTGTCGCCGATGAATTGGAGCGTATCAAGAACGATCCCGCCCTCTGCCATCTGTTGGAATTGGGTAAGAAGGACTAAACCCCTCAAAACAGGCAGGAGGAAAAAGCAAGTTACTTTTTCCTCCTGTACAGTTTCTCGTCGTCCTTGTCCATCCTTTCCAGCAGGGCGTCCCTCATGCTGTCTATATAGGTGGTTCGGCTCTCCTGCACCCGTTCCCGCATGTTCACATAACAGCCCGACGGGTCTTTGATTTCTATCCCTAACATCTTGCCGAAGTGCGCCGCCACCTCCTTGATGGTCACCTTGCCGTCATTGAAATTCTTCAGTGTGTCCGAGCCGTAGATAAACTCCATCAGATGGATGACCTTTCCCGTCCATACAATCGGCGGCAGTGTTTCTTCTCCTTCTTCTTCCTCCGTTCCTTCCGCGTTCCCTTGCGTGCCGCCCTTTGCCCATTCGATGGCGGCGTCCACAAATGCGATGCCCCCGTTGGCGGACAGCTTGCCGCCCGTTTCCGTCCTCCTGTCCTCGATATGGATCAGCAGTGTCCGCAAATGATGCAGGGAAAAGTAGATGAATGTCACATTCTTTTCCTTCATGCAGAACTCATAAATCCGGTGGGTAAAATCACCTAACGCTTCTTCTAATTCCTCGCTTGTGGCATCCCCTTGGGAGAGTAGCCGTATATAGGGTGTTGTCTTAAATTCCTCCATGTATGAAAATATCCGTAAATACCTATTTTGCTTTAAATTGGCTGCAAAGGTACGGATATTCCCGTTTCGGCATGTTACCGAAAATAATCATAAATTCATCATTATTGCCCATGTTTTTTCCGCAGGTTCGTTGGGCTGTCGCCGAGGTTCGCCTTGCAGAAACGGTAGAATTGCTGGGGCGAGGCGAAGTTGAACTCCTCTATGATGTCATGGAAGGGGATATAGGGGAAAGAGAGCCGGTACAGGATATGTTCCGAGCGTTTCTTCAGCAGCCATTGATAGACCGCCGTTCCGAACTCCTCCTTGAAGATACGCCGGAAGGTCGTTATTCCGTAGCCGCATAGGTCGGCAAGTTCCTGCGTGTCGTTGGCTTTCATGTAGTGCGCCAGTACGAGGCTCTTGAACGGCACCTCTTCCCCCGTCATCGGGTGGAAGAAGGCTTGCAGCTCTTCCGGTGTATAGTAGCGGCTGAACAGCCGGATCAGTTCCTTATGTTTCAGGTGCCATAGCTGTATATCCTCCGTGCCGTCCGTCAGATAATGGCGGATGCTTTCCATGAACAGCACGATAGCCTCGTGTGCCGGTAGCTTGCAGCAATAGGTGGTGGGGTTGCCGCCCTCTTCCTTCTTTTTGTGCGTGTACAGGTAGTTCAGTATGCAGTTTTCCGGACGGCAGACCGTGTTGTTGAAGGTATGGATCACCGCATGGGTATCTTCCAGTATCTCTCCCTGGCAGTCAGCCATGCGGGGTAGGAACAGGATGTCGCCCCCGTGCAGCATTTCTTTGCGGAACAGGCTGCTTGTCAGCCGTACTTCACCTTTCTGGCAGAATACGATGTAATTCATACCCTTGTCCGTATTGCTGAATGTTTCCCCTTTCCGGAAACTTCTCAATAGGAAATTACAGTTGTCCGGCGTTTCGTTGCAGGGCAGGTGATGATAGGTTTTCGTTTCATTCATAAATTGGATAGATGGATAAGGTATTATTTGTTTTTCAGTTCTTTCTGGATGCCTGCCAGAAAGTTCAGTGCATCCAGTGGAGTGGTACACGACAAGTCGTAGTCCATTATTTTCCGTTCCCATTCACGGGTGGGATTCTCCGGGACGGTTTTCTTCGTGTCTGCCGGTATGTCGTCTATCAGCGTGGCGTCTTCCGTGGCGTCCAGCCCCGCAAACTCCACCCATGTGTCCGTTTTCGCCAGTACCTTGCCGCCAGCCGCCGCAATGCGTTCCGCCACCGTCGGCAGGCTGTCCGCCGGGAATCCGGCGACCAGCACCTCCCGTCCGCCTTTCCTTGCCTTGCGCTTCACCCGGTAGTGCATCAGCCGTGCCAGTGCAAATGCGCCCGCATCGTAGGCATGGAAGAACATGCCCACTTTCATCAGATAGAGGGTTTCGTTGCCGCCCTCTTCCTGCTTCCTTATCAGTTCTTGTTCCGTCATACGGCTTCTTTCCTTATCAATTGATAACTTACGATTTCCCGCCGCATCTCCCGGCGCAGGCGGGCACGTGCGGTATATCGCTTTTTCAGCACCGTCTTTTCCAGATGTCCAGACACATACATCACCTTCCACCATTGCGGGGCGATGCCGCCTTCCAATAACAGCTTTTTCCGGATGTTATAGGTGGCGAAGTGCTTCATCTGTCCTAAGTACGAATTTACCGACGCCACGAACTGCTCGCCGTGCGTTTCCACATATCCCGGTTCTTGTGCCAGATGGTTGTAGTGCGCCAGCGTGTCACGGAAATACCCCACCGTGCGGTTGCTGATGTACGTCCGTCCCGGTTTCACCACGCCGCCGATATATGGGATGCCCTTACTGTAATGTTGCAGGTACATCTTCCGGGGATGCAGGGTCAGCCCGTTTGCCGCCAGCCATTCGCGGATGCGCTTACGCCTCTCCAGCAGGTATTCCTTGCTGGTATGCACCAGTGCCATGTCGTCCACATACCGCCCGTAGAACGGTATGCCCCACAGCTCCGTAATCAGGTGGTCGAGCGGGCTCAGGAAGAAATTCCCCGACATCTGGCTCGTCAGGTTGCCGATGGGCAGCCCGTGCATCCCGTCCGAATGGAACAGGCTCTTGTCCCGTGGCAACCCTTTCCAGTGGCTCGCGGGACAGCGGCGGATGCAGTTCTTCTCCGGCCGGTTGAAGATCGTTTCGCGCAGCAGGTAGAGTAGCATCTCCAGGTCGTTCGCCCGGTAGGTTTCCCGCAGAAACTTCTCCATCCGCTCGTAAAGTAGCTTCTTGTGTATATCCATGAAGAACGAGCGGACGTCGAGCTTCATCACGTAGCAGTCCTTGGTGTAGTTCTCCGAACATTCCCGGACAAATTCCTCTACCCGGCGGATGCCGTACAGTGTCCCTTTTTCTTTGCGGGTGCTGTAGCTGTCGTCTATAAATTCCGCTTCCAGCAGCGGCTCTATCTTGCGGGCGATCAGGTGGTGTACCACCCGGTCGCGGAAGTCGGCGGCGAATACTTCCCGCTGCACCGGCTTGAATACAATGAAGGCGACAGAGCGGGAAGGCTTGTAGGTTCCGGCGTTGATTTCACGCCACAACCGGATGCACTTCCGCTCATAGTCCGCCTCGAAGGCAAGGGCGTTATGCGTCCCCCGTTTCTTGCGACGGCAGGCGAAGTAAGCCTCAAAGACTTCCTCCAACGAGATGCCGCCCGTTTCTTCGGGAGCGAATAAGCTGTTTGTTTCCATTTTTTTTTGTTTCATAGGTTTTAATGTAAAAGCCAAAGAAGAACGAACCCTATTGTTGTTGTCGTTGTTCTTATTGTCGTTGTTCACGTTGCCGTTGTTGAAATTCACGTACCACGCGTTGTTCGCCGGATTGTTGTTGTTCTCCGAACTCGACCAATTATTGTTATCAGTTTTGTCTTTACAAGAAGTCCACTTCCTGTCGATAACCCTTTTTCATTTTAAAACCGGCTCTCTCCGGTAAGCCTTGACCGACCGGACTCACGCCACAAAAAATATGCTTGCCTTTATCTTCTGTTCTGTTCATTGTTTTGTTTTCCTTTCTCATTATATTGTTTCCATCCCGTGGCTTGTTTCCCTATCTTTTCCATTTCAAGGGCAAACACTGCCACCTTTTTGGTATCTATCACCTTTTGTTCGGCACACACCCGGAGCAGCATCTGCAACATACCGAATTTTCCGAGAAATTCCCGAAGCGGTTCCGTTTTCTCGTAGCTGCTGTTCGCTTTATAGAGCAACATCGACATATCCAGACACACATCTACCATCCTTGTCCCCAAACTATATTTATAGAATCGGGGAAAGTCCTGCGTGGCACGGATCAGCATGTTCAATAACCGGTACGTGGCGCGGTAAATAGGTAATTCTTCGGTCAGAGCCATAAAAAAATAGTGCGACCCGCTTCGCGGGATTGATTTTAATAGATAAATAGTCTAAATTGATAAATAAGATCAAAAAGCCAAAGAAGAACGAACCCTACGGTTGTTGCGGTCGCGCTTACGGTCGTCGTACACGTAGCCGCCGTCGAAACCCACGTACCACGCGTAGCCCGCCGGATAGTAGTCGCTCTCCGAACTCGACCAATAGTAGCTCTGCCATCCATTTCCTCCGACTTTCTGCATACTTGTCAATAATAGGTCTCTATTTTTATACCAATACCAGCACTGACCGGCAGAAGGCAAAAACCAACCACTACTATTGCTGGGAGAAGGATAACTCTGTTCGTAACCTTCCGAGGCATAATAAGCGGCAGGGAAATCTTTCTGTAGAGTTTTACCGGCATTTGCAGCGACATACTCTTTTATCTTCTGCGTATTGCTGTAACCACAAAAAAGGGTGTACTGCGCTTGGTCAGTATGTATTTCTTCACCGTAAGAACCCCACGCACAAGTATTTCCACTATTACCATCTTTTAAGGCAAGAACATAACCATGAATGATACCCATCTCTGTTGTTCCGTCTTTTAGCTTGTAGATGTCTTCATCTTTCCAATCACCGCTATCATCTTTACCGACTTTCAGCACGATACCAAGGCAAGCTGCCTGCTGGTCTGCGGTAAGGGAAGCGATCTCACCGGGAATCAGATAACCTTCGTTACTATTGTTCTTGCAATAAAAATCGCCCACTTGAGCATTGGCAAGGCTATACGATCCGGCATTTACCCTCTGCGTGGAGCTGTATCGGGTATTTGCACCTGCCAATGATACCGTCAAATCCTTACTGTATGTCTTATTATCACAGGTATAGAAACAACGTACGCTACTATTCGTTAAGCCGGAACGAAGAATACACCGGTAACTACCGTCGGCCGCCTTATATGGATAGACAATTTCATCATCCATTAAGAAGTTCACATCAGAGATGGCTGGAGACGGATGAACAAAATCATCACCGTTATCCAATGTATAATGCACTTCCGGCAAAAGGGAAACAGAATTATAGGCATGGGTCAGGGTGGCGGCAAGTGTCTTTTGCGGAGCAATACCGGCTGTAGATTGCCATATCATCAGGTCGGAAGCACGGTAGTCGGCTTCTGACTGCTGGTCTGCTTTGGGAATGAATTTACTCTTCAAACCGCCATCGCCTTCAATAGAGGTAACATCGTTGGCATCGGTGCTATACGGGAAATAAACGATATAGGTGACATTCGTTGCCTTGTTGTCGTAATAATATACGCTCTTGCCGGTGCCTTCGCTGTTTACCGTAGCTGCATCGAAAGACCAACTGCCGCCATTGTATTTATAGGGAAGGTTGTTGCCTTTCAACGTACCGTCCTCCAATACGATGACGCCTACACGGTCACCGTTCTCGAAAGTGGTGGCTGCGCCATTATCGGTGGCACGGGTGCCGGAAGCGCTACTATCGGTTATAAAGCCTCCTGCGCTCACTGTCAGTTCCAAAGCAGGGCAGGGCTGCTGCGCTACGGCAGGCAACTCTTCGTCACTGCTGCAAGCGCAAAGCAGGGCGAGGGAAAGAAAGAGATATATTTGTTTCATCTTCATCATGGATGCGGAGTTTAAAAGGTTAATATGGCACGGACATAAGATACTCGCAGATAGCCATTATCACTTTTTGCATAACTGCCGGAACCGCTGCCGTTAAATTGATAATACCATGCGTCATATTCGTTCTTTTCCGTCGAAGACCAATAACGGCCGTTGTTATCCGTGGTCTTGAAATCAGTACCTCCGGCTCCTTGAAACAAACCGGTACGGTTATTCATGCTATAAATGTCATTGAGCTGACCGATGGAAGGCAGGTACCAGCCACTGGTATTGGCAGGAGAAATCGCGCTGTACCCGGATGCAACCTTAAATGCCCAATACTGACCATCGGCTGTAGGGCTGTTTACATCGGTACTCTTATATGCTTTCAGCAAACGGACAATGGCGGTATTGCTGTAACCGTCATACTTATTGACATAAGACCCCTCATCAGTCAATCCGTCCACATTGGTCAATCGTATTCCCCAGGCACCTGCATTGTCATTCGCATCGTTCAATGCAACCACATAGCCGTGAATGGTATTATCCATAAAGAAGAAATTATAGTTGCCTACATTATCTCCTGCTCCGGCACCCACCTTGAAGACAATGCCGATGCAGGGATTGGAGGTATTTGAGGAATATGTACTTGACCATGTACCGTTCGCATAAAAATAATCACCTACATTCGGAGAGGCAGGGCTCGTGCCGGCTGCTCCGGCTTCCGCCTGTATGTTGTCCAGCCACAAATCTGAATGGATGTCATAGAATGTATAGGTATAAGTGCGTGTATCGGCTGTGTATGCTACTTTCTGTTTGCAGATACCGGCAGTTACCTTAGTCAGAAACTTCCTTAGGGTATAACCGTCGTCAGCCGACAAGGAAATGTTTATTGCACTGGAAGAAGTTGTATATATGTTATCGTTGGCTGTCAAGGTGGTGCCGTTAGCATCCGTCACTTTATAATCCGATGTATTTGTCGGTGCAGAGAAATCTGCCAGATGTATTCTGAAAGTGGCTTTCTCCGCATCACCGTCTTTTGCGCTATCATCCTTCCACGAAGCGGTAACCGACTCTACTTGCAGTCCCGTTTTCTTCACGGTGATGGTATAGGTATATTGCTTCCCGGCTTCGAGGTTGGCATCGGTGCTGCCTGCGGGGGTATAGAAGTAATTACGGGCAGCACCATCTGCGCCGATAGTTACTTTGATAAACTTCTTGCTCTGCATCTGCTGCGGGATAACGAGGGCGGTGTAGGTGGGGGCGCCTCCGCTGGCTGTTTCCGTTTTCGGGGTGATGTCGCCGTTGCTGCCGCTGCCCGTCATGCCGTTGTAGCCCAAAGAGCCGGCGGTATAGCCCGTAAAGGTGACGGTGGCGGCGGACAAGTCGTCGTCTGTAATGCCGTCGCCTTTCTTTAGCGTGACCTTCACCTTTGCCAGCGCGTGGCGGAAAGTGAAGGCGACGGGATTGCTGCTACTGTATGTATAATCCTGTGCCGGGGCATGAAGGATATTCTCCAAAGCCCCGAAACCGGTATTCTGGTCGGTGATGTCCACTTCACCGCTACCGGTGTTACTGCCGACGGTGTAACTCACCGGATACCATGCCGCAAGGGTTTCCTGCCGCTTGCTCCAATAGAGGATGTTTCCATCGCCATCGGGAATCATCGCACCGGTGTTGGCATCGCTTATCTTATACTGTTTATGGTTCGCTCCGCCGTCCATGCTGATGGCTACGGGGTCTTCCGCTTGCCACGTGGTTTTGCCGTTGTTATCCGTCGTGGCACGCGTAGCGGTCAGCCCGTCCACGCTGGCGGTGAAGGTCATGGGGCATGCGCCGTCGGGCAAGCGGCTGCCGTCGTCAGTATCGTCCGTACAGCTTGCCGCCGTCAGTGCTGCCATGCAGGCAAAGCACAGGCCGATACCCAAATTCATCATTTTTCTGTTCATATTCTTATCATTTTTATTTCTTGTCTTTCGTCTTTTTCTGTCTCTGTTTATTCTTATCTGCGCCACCGGCAGCGGCGAGGCTGCCAGCGTGCTACCTTATAGGCGGCTCGTTCCGGACGTTAACGCTTGCGGTGTCCGGCAGTGGCTGTGCGGCGGTTATGCCGTCGGGTCTATGACATCTCCTCCGTCACCGGCGGGGTCCTGGTCCTCGGTTTCGGGCGAAAGCTCTATCCATTCCAGCTCGTCGCTATCCACGAGGGCGCGGGTGTAGGCACCGCTGCTCAGCCGGGTGCGTTCGGGCACGAACTCCACACGCACGGCCTGCACCTGCTTGTCGAAGTTGAAATCATCAAGGTTTTTCACTCCACGGGTGTCCAGCACGTAGCGGAAGTAGCCCAGCCCCTTGATGTGGACGCTCTTGCCCTGGGACATGCGGGTGTGCATCACGCCTGCTATGTCGCCCAGTACGGCCTGGACGTCGGAGTTACTGACGGTGGAAATCTTCGCCAAATCCTTGGCGATGGTTTCCGTTTCCACGGGTTTGCCCTGCACGATGGCGCGGGGGTAGTAAACCGCTTGTTGTTTGTTAAACATCTTTTTCCAGAATGGCATAATTCTTTTGTTTTTAATTGTTATTATGGAATGCCGCCGGGGGCTGTTTCTCTTGTCGCCGACTCGGGGCGGTCGAGTCGCTGACTCGACGTCGTCTTGTCGCCGACAAGTGAAAAGGACTTCGGAACGGCTGTTTTCACTCTGTCGGGATGGCTGCCGCCAAAGGGTTAATCCATTACGGCATCGCCGGTCTTTGCACTGACCGGTGTCCAGTCGCTGATCTCGGAGGTTACCGTCAAGCCACTCTGGTTGACGGTGATTTTGTATTGGTACTTTTTGCCGCTTTCAAACGTAATACCCTCCGCATCGGGGATGCTGTAGTAGAATTCGCCGCCGGTCGTGAGTGCTACTTTGATGAATTTGGTATTCTGCGTTACTTTTTGCGGCACGATGATGGCGGCGGCATAGGTGGTTCCGGTGGAGAAATTGTCCGTAGTTATGCTCGTGGCGATGGTAATCGGAGCCGGGTCGTTACTGGACGTTGAGCAAGTGACCAACCCGGCACGGGCAGTTTGTGCGGTTCCCAGGGTTGAGCTGTTGATTTCAGCAGTCTTGCTGGGGGTAAACTCGGCTTTCAGCTTGGTGTTTTCGATGGTAACGGTCGCATCGGTCAGGTCGGGATTTCCTGCACCCGACTTCAGAGCCACTTCCACCTTCGACAGCAGATGGTAGAAAGTCAGGTTCACCGCACTTGCGCTGCGGGTCACATCTTTCTTTAATCCATACAGCAGGTCGGATTTCAGGTAATTGTCGCCAAGGTTTTCGCTTTGGTCAGCGTTCACGGCATGGGTAATTGCTGATGCGGGGAAGGTGCTGGTATTCTCGGTGAAGGCAGCGAAGTTGCCGTGCATCGCGTAGAAGTTGAGGTTTGCGTTGTCGGTAGGATAATACTGGGAACTGCCGGTAAAAGTGCCGTCGCCCTGGGCGGTGAGTGTCCATGCCTGGATGTATCCCTCGGAGCCGCCGACTTTGTCCGCCCAGGCGTAAACCGTCTGGCTGTTGGCTATCTGCTTGTCGGGCACGTCGCTGCTGTTGGCGCGTGTCTGCACGGTTACTCCGCTCGTGAGGCGTATCTCGCCGTTCCAGTTGTCTGTTACCTCGTTCTCGTCGTTGCTGCAACCTGCCAGTATCATCGTGGCGGCTGCCATTGTCATAAATAACTTTGCTTTCATTTTTAATTTCTTGTTTATAATACAATACATACGTTTTGGTTATTTCTTATTGAGTCTGCTTCGCATCCTCCATAATCCTCATGTTCGGCATATCCGAAGCAAGCTTCGTCTCTGCCTCGCTTAATCGGATATTCCCTTCGGGCATAATCCTCACGCTCGGCATAATTCAAGCAAGCTTGATTCTGCCTCGCTTAATCGGATTATTCAGCGTTACCCGTTTCGCCGCCGCCGTTGCCCGGTGTCCAGTCCTCCACTTTGGAACTGACTTCCACACCGGCTTTACTGATGGTGATGGTGTACAGGTATTTGCTTCCGGCTACAAACGCCTTTGACTGCGCGGCGCTGTTCACGTCCCAGTGGAACGCTTGACCTTCCAGCCCGGGCACGGTAAACGTCAACGCCATGCCTGCCGTACTCGCCGCGGGCAGCACGATGCCTTCGGCTTTCAGTCCGTCGGTATGCAGGACGATCTCCTTTGTGGTGCCAGTGGTTACGGTCGCGTCTCCGCCCGTCACCACGTTGTAGGTGGCAGCCGTCTGCTGGTTGCTGATGCTGACAGTGGTGCCTGCCAAGTCAGCATCCGTCAATGATGTCCCGTCCGCCTTGATGGTGATGTCTAACTTCACTAACTTATGGGTAAAGACGAACGCTACTTTCGGGTCAGTCTTGTCCTTGCCCTCCACTTTGGCGGCGCCCATCAGGTCGATGTCCTTCTGCGGGGTCTGAACACTCACATCGACGGTGTACACGTTGCCGTCCGCCAATGTTTCCCGGTAGGGGTAATAGGCGACAAAGTCGCGCTGTGAGGCATCCACCGGGAAGTAAATGGTTTGTCCTTCGGCAGCGGTGAAACTTCCGTTTTCCGCCGTCTGGGCGGTGGTGTACTTGCGGTTGCCGTTTCCGTCCGTCGCATCGCCGTTCAGCATATAGATGCCGATGGCGTCGCCCGCTTCCCAAGTTTTGTCGTAGGCGCGGGTGTTCATCCGGATGCCGCTGGTGGCTTCGAGGGCAACCCGTCCGTCGGTGGGTTGCGGTGTGTTTTCTCCGTCTTCGCTGCATCCCGGCAACAGGACGGTTGCCAGCAGTGCGCAGATTAATGCTTGCTTTTTCATACTCTTATCTTGTTTTTAAATTCAATTATTCGCTTTTTCTAATTGTTGTCACCCGCTTTAATGGATAGTGATATCGCCGTTGTCCACTTCCGTCCAGCCGGTGATGGTGCCGCCCATGCTGCTTGCCGTGGGCAGGTTGAGCAGGGCATCCAGCGTCAGGGGTTTCCTGTCCGTTCCGCCGAAATCCTTCAGCATTTCAGTCAGGTCTGTACGGATGGTCTGCACGCTGCCGTCCGTCA
This genomic window contains:
- a CDS encoding RNA-directed DNA polymerase → MKQKKMETNSLFAPEETGGISLEEVFEAYFACRRKKRGTHNALAFEADYERKCIRLWREINAGTYKPSRSVAFIVFKPVQREVFAADFRDRVVHHLIARKIEPLLEAEFIDDSYSTRKEKGTLYGIRRVEEFVRECSENYTKDCYVMKLDVRSFFMDIHKKLLYERMEKFLRETYRANDLEMLLYLLRETIFNRPEKNCIRRCPASHWKGLPRDKSLFHSDGMHGLPIGNLTSQMSGNFFLSPLDHLITELWGIPFYGRYVDDMALVHTSKEYLLERRKRIREWLAANGLTLHPRKMYLQHYSKGIPYIGGVVKPGRTYISNRTVGYFRDTLAHYNHLAQEPGYVETHGEQFVASVNSYLGQMKHFATYNIRKKLLLEGGIAPQWWKVMYVSGHLEKTVLKKRYTARARLRREMRREIVSYQLIRKEAV
- the mobC gene encoding conjugal transfer protein MobC, with the protein product MSQEDDLRGLARVMDFMRALSILFVIINIYWYCYPAIKEWGINIGVVDKILLNFHRTAGLFTWSLYTKLFCVVFLALSCIGTKGVKEEKIKWVHIGAVLSVGFVLFFFNWWLLDMPVSFVVRTAFYILTLTVGYLCLLAAGIWISRLLKNNLLDDVFNNENESFMQETRLMENEYSVNLRTRFFYKKKWNDGWINVVNVFRASIVLGTPGSGKSFAVVNSYIKQQIEKGFAMFIYDFKFPDLTTIAYNHLLTHQDGYKVKPQFYIINFDDPSRSHRCNPLNARFMTDISDAYESSYNIMLNLNRSWAAKQGDFFVESPTILFAAIIWFLRIYKDGRYCTFPHAVEFLNKPYEQIFPIMSSYPELENYLSPFLDAWLAGAADQLMGQIASAKIPLSRMISPALYWVMSADEFTLDINNPDAPKVLCIGNNPNRQAIYGAALGLYNSRIIKLVNKKGMLKSSIIIDELPTIFIKGLDNLIATARSNKVAVLLGFQDFSQLIRDYTDKEAKVIINTVGNLFSGQVVGETAKTLSERFGKILQKRQSMTINRNDKSTSISTQMDSMIPPSKISGLTQGMFVGSVADNFSERIEQKIFHCEIVVDAAKIAEEEKSYQKIPVITNFVDDNGVDHMQEMVQANYNQIKEDVRQIVADELERIKNDPALCHLLELGKKD
- a CDS encoding fimbrillin family protein, which encodes MKAKLFMTMAAATMILAGCSNDENEVTDNWNGEIRLTSGVTVQTRANSSDVPDKQIANSQTVYAWADKVGGSEGYIQAWTLTAQGDGTFTGSSQYYPTDNANLNFYAMHGNFAAFTENTSTFPASAITHAVNADQSENLGDNYLKSDLLYGLKKDVTRSASAVNLTFYHLLSKVEVALKSGAGNPDLTDATVTIENTKLKAEFTPSKTAEINSSTLGTAQTARAGLVTCSTSSNDPAPITIATSITTDNFSTGTTYAAAIIVPQKVTQNTKFIKVALTTGGEFYYSIPDAEGITFESGKKYQYKITVNQSGLTVTSEISDWTPVSAKTGDAVMD
- a CDS encoding four helix bundle protein, whose amino-acid sequence is MALTEELPIYRATYRLLNMLIRATQDFPRFYKYSLGTRMVDVCLDMSMLLYKANSSYEKTEPLREFLGKFGMLQMLLRVCAEQKVIDTKKVAVFALEMEKIGKQATGWKQYNEKGKQNNEQNRR
- a CDS encoding RteC domain-containing protein encodes the protein MEEFKTTPYIRLLSQGDATSEELEEALGDFTHRIYEFCMKEKNVTFIYFSLHHLRTLLIHIEDRRTETGGKLSANGGIAFVDAAIEWAKGGTQGNAEGTEEEEGEETLPPIVWTGKVIHLMEFIYGSDTLKNFNDGKVTIKEVAAHFGKMLGIEIKDPSGCYVNMRERVQESRTTYIDSMRDALLERMDKDDEKLYRRKK
- a CDS encoding HU family DNA-binding protein; the protein is MPFWKKMFNKQQAVYYPRAIVQGKPVETETIAKDLAKISTVSNSDVQAVLGDIAGVMHTRMSQGKSVHIKGLGYFRYVLDTRGVKNLDDFNFDKQVQAVRVEFVPERTRLSSGAYTRALVDSDELEWIELSPETEDQDPAGDGGDVIDPTA
- a CDS encoding helix-turn-helix domain-containing protein; amino-acid sequence: MNETKTYHHLPCNETPDNCNFLLRSFRKGETFSNTDKGMNYIVFCQKGEVRLTSSLFRKEMLHGGDILFLPRMADCQGEILEDTHAVIHTFNNTVCRPENCILNYLYTHKKKEEGGNPTTYCCKLPAHEAIVLFMESIRHYLTDGTEDIQLWHLKHKELIRLFSRYYTPEELQAFFHPMTGEEVPFKSLVLAHYMKANDTQELADLCGYGITTFRRIFKEEFGTAVYQWLLKKRSEHILYRLSFPYIPFHDIIEEFNFASPQQFYRFCKANLGDSPTNLRKKHGQ
- a CDS encoding fimbrillin family protein; protein product: MMKMKQIYLFLSLALLCACSSDEELPAVAQQPCPALELTVSAGGFITDSSASGTRATDNGAATTFENGDRVGVIVLEDGTLKGNNLPYKYNGGSWSFDAATVNSEGTGKSVYYYDNKATNVTYIVYFPYSTDANDVTSIEGDGGLKSKFIPKADQQSEADYRASDLMIWQSTAGIAPQKTLAATLTHAYNSVSLLPEVHYTLDNGDDFVHPSPAISDVNFLMDDEIVYPYKAADGSYRCILRSGLTNSSVRCFYTCDNKTYSKDLTVSLAGANTRYSSTQRVNAGSYSLANAQVGDFYCKNNSNEGYLIPGEIASLTADQQAACLGIVLKVGKDDSGDWKDEDIYKLKDGTTEMGIIHGYVLALKDGNSGNTCAWGSYGEEIHTDQAQYTLFCGYSNTQKIKEYVAANAGKTLQKDFPAAYYASEGYEQSYPSPSNSSGWFLPSAGQCWYWYKNRDLLLTSMQKVGGNGWQSYYWSSSESDYYPAGYAWYVGFDGGYVYDDRKRDRNNRRVRSSLAF
- a CDS encoding MutS N-terminal domain-containing protein: MTEQELIRKQEEGGNETLYLMKVGMFFHAYDAGAFALARLMHYRVKRKARKGGREVLVAGFPADSLPTVAERIAAAGGKVLAKTDTWVEFAGLDATEDATLIDDIPADTKKTVPENPTREWERKIMDYDLSCTTPLDALNFLAGIQKELKNK
- a CDS encoding fimbrillin family protein is translated as MNRKMMNLGIGLCFACMAALTAASCTDDTDDGSRLPDGACPMTFTASVDGLTATRATTDNNGKTTWQAEDPVAISMDGGANHKQYKISDANTGAMIPDGDGNILYWSKRQETLAAWYPVSYTVGSNTGSGEVDITDQNTGFGALENILHAPAQDYTYSSSNPVAFTFRHALAKVKVTLKKGDGITDDDLSAATVTFTGYTAGSLGYNGMTGSGSNGDITPKTETASGGAPTYTALVIPQQMQSKKFIKVTIGADGAARNYFYTPAGSTDANLEAGKQYTYTITVKKTGLQVESVTASWKDDSAKDGDAEKATFRIHLADFSAPTNTSDYKVTDANGTTLTANDNIYTTSSSAINISLSADDGYTLRKFLTKVTAGICKQKVAYTADTRTYTYTFYDIHSDLWLDNIQAEAGAAGTSPASPNVGDYFYANGTWSSTYSSNTSNPCIGIVFKVGAGAGDNVGNYNFFFMDNTIHGYVVALNDANDNAGAWGIRLTNVDGLTDEGSYVNKYDGYSNTAIVRLLKAYKSTDVNSPTADGQYWAFKVASGYSAISPANTSGWYLPSIGQLNDIYSMNNRTGLFQGAGGTDFKTTDNNGRYWSSTEKNEYDAWYYQFNGSGSGSYAKSDNGYLRVSYVRAILTF